From Chionomys nivalis chromosome 21, mChiNiv1.1, whole genome shotgun sequence, a single genomic window includes:
- the Tle7 gene encoding transducin-like enhancer protein 7 translates to MATMFLRCGSHPFSGAEIPPTLRPSPASRKPSSPAHCTKCLLRRPPGAPRDSQPVTEMHSMTQQRWHPQAQDTSGLQHMRFSEAEPEGGTSSGSQPGATAGQFWSSSLPNREVWSLLKAIPPIPDEAVVTQKSPYGSWRVGTLHHGRRVNAIAVSRAPRHVYTCGTGYIRVWDEDALHASDRAPQAQLDFQDPQNRVLTCKLFPDEQSLITGGIAQALTLWDLAPTPQIRAQMASTGPICYSLALSSDAHICLASFEGFVEIWDVQNQILIRKHEVPPYGSRCVDITGFKFWTGGEDTVLYSWDMRSYQKIQQHNLCHEILSITHDPSEEWVLAGLKMSDIAILHVHREEKYKAVVQRYSQHHNLKFASCGTHFVATLDSTIHCLEAPSLRRLFQTEECYDILCCDISSDSQYLVTGSKESAIVYQLLY, encoded by the exons ATGGCTACCATGTTCCTGAGGTGCGGCTCCCACCCCTTTTCGGGCGCGGAAATCCCACCCACCCTCCGTCCAAGCCcagcctccaggaagccttcctcaCCTGCACACTGCACCAAGTGTCTCCTGCGGCGGCCCCCAGGTGCCCCCAGAGACTCGCAGCCAGTCACG GAAATGCACAGTATGACCCAGCAGCGGTGGCATCCCCAGGCCCAGGACACATCTGGGCTTCAGCACATGCGGTTCTCAGAAGCAGAACCAGAAGGAGGAACCAGCTCAGG cTCTCAACCAGGAGCTACAGCTG GCCAGTTCTGGTCTTCGTCCTTGCCCAACAGAGAAGTCTGGTCACTCCTCAAAGCCATT cctccaatTCCAGATGAGGCCGTAGTCACACAGAAGTCCCCATACGGTTCCTGGAGGGTTGGCACTCTTCACCATGGGAGGCGAGTGAATGCTATTGCCGTTAGCCGTGCTCCGCGCCACGTGTACACATGTGGCACTGGCTACATCCGGGTGTGGGATGAAGACGCGTTGCATGCCTCAGACAGAGCACCTCAGGCCCAGCTGGACTTTCAG GACCCTCAGAACCGTGTGCTTACCTGCAAGCTGTTCCCTGATGAGCAGAGCCTGATCACAGGGGGAATAGCCCAGGCTCTTACTCTCTGGGACCTGGCTCCCACACCCCAAATCAGGGCGCAGATGGCCTCCACAGGCCCCATATGCTACTCCTTGGCCCTCTCCTCTGATGCGCACATCTGCTTGGCTTCTTTCGAAGGATTCGTGGAGATTTGGGATGTGCAGAACCAAATCTTGATCAG GAAGCATGAAGTTCCTCCCTATGGGTCCCGCTGCGTGGACATCACAGGCTTTAAGTTCTGGACAGGTGGTGAAGATACCGTCCTGTATTCATGGGACATGAGGAGCTACCAGAAGATTCAGCAACACAACTTATGCCATGAG ATCCTTAGCATTACCCATGACCCCAGTGAGGAGTGGGTGCTGGCGGGCTTGAAGATGAGTGACATTGCCATCCTGCACGTGCACCGGGAGGAGAAGTACAAAGCTGTTGTCCAGAGATACTCACAACACCACAACCTCAAGTTTGCCTCTTGTG GGACTCATTTTGTGGCCACGCTGGATAGCACGATCCATTGTTTAGAGGCGCCTTCTCTCCGAAGGTTGTTCCAG ACAGAGGAGTGCTATGACATCCTGTGTTGTGACATATCCTCGGATAGTCAGTATCTGGTCACAGGCTCCAAGGAAAGTGCCATAGTATACCAGCTCTTGTATTGA